A genome region from Archaeoglobus fulgidus DSM 4304 includes the following:
- a CDS encoding glycyl-radical enzyme activating protein, with protein sequence MQDLEGRIFRIQRFSIHDGPGIRTTVFLKGCPLRCIWCHNPESQSFSLEVGYRKERCLGYHECLKSCERSAIEASEGISVLREKCDGCGKCVEACPSGALEIYGMDVTASHVMEIVERDRVFYKNSGGGVTFSGGEPYFQPDFLLSLLEECRNRGISAAVDTSGFTDWKVIETSMEFADLFLYDLKDYSSERHRRFCGVGNEHILQNLKNLLDAGNNVVVRIPVVPGYNFSEDFDSYIEILAKLGCRRIDLLPFHSLAKDKYRWLGREWLMPEIGDEARSIALAFSEALEAMGFEVTVGGYF encoded by the coding sequence ATGCAGGATTTAGAGGGGAGAATTTTCAGAATACAGAGGTTCTCCATCCACGACGGGCCGGGCATAAGGACTACGGTCTTTCTCAAAGGCTGTCCCCTTCGGTGCATCTGGTGCCACAACCCGGAGTCGCAAAGCTTCAGCTTGGAAGTTGGCTACAGGAAAGAGAGATGTCTCGGCTACCACGAATGCCTTAAATCGTGCGAAAGGAGTGCGATTGAAGCAAGTGAGGGCATTTCAGTGCTGAGAGAGAAGTGCGATGGATGCGGCAAATGCGTTGAAGCCTGCCCTTCAGGGGCTCTCGAAATTTACGGCATGGATGTCACTGCAAGCCATGTGATGGAAATTGTCGAGAGAGACAGAGTTTTTTACAAAAATTCGGGCGGTGGGGTGACCTTTTCCGGCGGGGAGCCATACTTTCAGCCCGACTTCCTCCTCTCTCTGCTTGAGGAGTGCAGGAACAGGGGGATAAGCGCAGCAGTGGACACCTCGGGCTTTACCGACTGGAAGGTCATTGAAACTTCGATGGAATTTGCCGACCTCTTCCTTTACGACCTGAAGGACTACAGCAGCGAGAGGCACAGAAGGTTTTGCGGAGTTGGCAATGAACATATTCTGCAGAATTTGAAGAATCTTCTTGATGCTGGCAACAATGTGGTCGTGAGAATTCCGGTTGTTCCGGGCTACAATTTTAGCGAGGACTTCGATAGCTACATTGAGATTCTGGCAAAGCTCGGCTGCAGAAGGATTGACCTCCTGCCCTTCCATTCCTTGGCTAAGGACAAGTACAGATGGCTGGGCAGGGAGTGGTTGATGCCCGAAATCGGCGATGAGGCGAGAAGCATCGCATTAGCTTTTTCCGAAGCTCTCGAAGCTATGGGATTTGAAGTGACCGTTGGAGGATATTTTTGA
- a CDS encoding Lrp/AsnC family transcriptional regulator: MDEKDRKIISILQQNGKATLSQIAEKMGMSAMGVKKRLDKLEKGKIKLTPLLNVEELGIITAVVAMEVESSDALRKIIEKFRDCPRIIKFFVTTGSYNLFALIYAEDYHSLESITLEKCSLRSQPGIRRYDIFPIQEIFYDSYLDIKVVAEKEREDAPCGVFCGDCYRYESNRCLGCPATKFYRGRL; encoded by the coding sequence ATGGACGAAAAGGATAGAAAAATCATCTCAATCCTTCAGCAAAACGGAAAAGCTACACTCTCCCAGATAGCCGAAAAAATGGGAATGTCTGCAATGGGTGTGAAAAAGAGGCTTGACAAGCTGGAGAAGGGTAAAATTAAGCTCACTCCCCTGCTGAACGTTGAGGAGCTAGGTATAATAACTGCCGTCGTTGCGATGGAGGTTGAAAGCTCTGATGCGTTACGAAAGATTATCGAAAAATTCAGGGATTGTCCCAGAATAATCAAGTTTTTCGTCACAACAGGCAGCTACAACCTGTTCGCGTTAATCTATGCCGAAGATTACCACTCGCTGGAGAGCATAACTTTGGAGAAGTGCTCTCTCAGGTCTCAGCCGGGTATCAGGAGGTACGACATTTTCCCAATCCAGGAGATCTTCTACGACAGCTATCTCGACATAAAGGTTGTTGCGGAGAAGGAGAGAGAGGATGCCCCTTGCGGAGTATTCTGCGGCGACTGCTACAGGTATGAATCAAACAGATGCTTAGGCTGTCCTGCAACGAAATTCTACAGGGGCAGGCTGTAA
- a CDS encoding PAS domain S-box protein, which translates to MRINFEEVAEKSLSGIYIHDEKFRISYVNEMVVRATKYSKDELIGMSVLNLAHDDDVRVLIDSTKRALSGEEVFYETRYVRKDGKVRWAWGFARPIEVNGKKYVLGNWIDITRVKDLEQKLRESEEFYRTLIEDSLTPVYIIQGGKMVYVNRAFEEFTGYTKDEVVGRSPFFIIHPEDREGVYAKYIERESGKRDVDVYSWRIITKRGEVRWLTARPSRITYKGRPAVAATVVDTTSIHELNERLRMREDYLRLLNKILRHDIANALVLVRAVLEEREDELSNKALARVDHIVKLIREVAGLESALEELRPTKMDELVREVAENFGVEFEGEEVTVMANESLRTIAFNLIQNAIQHSGGEVRVEVKKDGRWGVLRVADTGKGIPDHIKQRIFEEGFTTGGTGIGLFIVKKLTDILGGAISVYDNEPSGTIFEVRFKAV; encoded by the coding sequence ATGCGGATAAACTTTGAGGAAGTTGCGGAGAAGTCTCTTTCCGGTATTTACATACACGATGAAAAGTTCAGAATATCTTACGTTAACGAGATGGTTGTTAGAGCCACGAAATACTCCAAAGATGAGCTAATTGGTATGAGCGTTCTGAATCTGGCCCACGATGATGATGTACGGGTTTTAATCGACTCAACTAAAAGGGCCCTTTCGGGGGAGGAGGTCTTTTACGAAACGCGCTACGTTAGAAAGGATGGAAAGGTAAGGTGGGCATGGGGATTTGCACGCCCGATTGAGGTTAACGGCAAAAAGTACGTTCTCGGGAACTGGATTGATATAACGAGAGTGAAGGATCTGGAGCAGAAGCTGAGAGAGAGTGAGGAGTTCTACAGAACGCTGATAGAGGATTCACTGACTCCCGTTTACATCATTCAGGGAGGAAAAATGGTCTACGTAAACAGGGCCTTCGAGGAGTTCACCGGCTACACAAAGGATGAAGTTGTGGGGAGAAGCCCGTTTTTCATAATTCATCCGGAGGACAGGGAAGGGGTTTATGCGAAGTACATCGAGAGAGAATCGGGAAAAAGGGATGTGGACGTATACAGCTGGAGGATAATAACAAAAAGGGGAGAGGTGAGATGGCTCACGGCAAGGCCCAGCAGAATCACCTACAAAGGGAGGCCGGCGGTAGCGGCTACGGTGGTTGACACAACTTCCATCCACGAGCTCAACGAGAGGCTGAGAATGCGCGAGGACTACCTCCGACTTCTCAACAAAATTTTGAGGCACGACATCGCCAACGCTCTCGTCCTTGTAAGGGCTGTTCTGGAGGAGAGAGAGGATGAGCTTTCAAATAAGGCTCTTGCGAGAGTAGACCACATTGTCAAACTCATCAGAGAGGTTGCTGGCCTCGAATCCGCTCTTGAGGAGCTAAGACCGACGAAGATGGACGAACTGGTCAGGGAGGTTGCAGAGAACTTTGGAGTGGAGTTTGAGGGTGAGGAAGTAACAGTAATGGCCAACGAGAGCCTCAGAACGATTGCCTTCAACCTCATCCAGAATGCAATTCAGCACTCAGGTGGGGAGGTGAGGGTGGAGGTGAAGAAGGATGGTAGATGGGGAGTTCTGAGAGTGGCCGACACCGGGAAGGGAATACCGGACCACATAAAGCAGAGGATTTTTGAGGAGGGCTTCACGACAGGTGGAACTGGGATTGGTCTTTTCATCGTCAAAAAGCTCACCGACATACTTGGCGGGGCAATAAGCGTTTACGACAACGAGCCGAGCGGGACCATTTTTGAGGTGAGGTTTAAGGCGGTTTAG
- the thsB gene encoding thermosome subunit beta — protein sequence MATLQGQPVLILREGTQRTVGRDAQRMNIMAARVIAEAVRSTLGPKGMDKMLVDSLGDVVITNDGVTILKEIDVEHPAAKMIIEVAKTQDNEVGDGTTTAVVLAGELLKRAEELLDQEIHPAIIANGYRYAAEKALEILNEIAIPISKDDDEILKKIATTAMTGKGAEVAIDKLAEIAVNAVKMIAEESNGQVEVNTDYIKIEKRQGGSIEETELVDGIVLDKEVVHPGMPKRVENAKILLLDSALEVKETEIDAKIRITDPEKLQKFIEQEEAMLKEMVDKIVNAGANVVFCQKGIDDLAQYYLAKAGVLAVRRVKKSDMEKLAKATGAKVLTDLRDISSEDLGEAALVEERKVGDEKMVFVTGCKNPKAVTILVRGGTEHVVEEIARGIEDAVRAVACAVEDGKVVVGAGAPEIEVSLKLREWAPSLGGREQLAVEAFATALEIIPRTLAENAGLDPIDVLVELKAAHEKGQKYAGVDVDTGKVVDMKERGVFEPLRVKTQAIGSATEVAVMILRIDDIIAAKGLEKEKGGGGEGGMPEMPEF from the coding sequence ATGGCAACGTTACAGGGTCAACCTGTGCTGATATTGAGGGAAGGTACCCAGAGGACTGTGGGCAGAGATGCCCAGAGAATGAACATAATGGCCGCTCGCGTTATTGCTGAGGCAGTGAGGAGCACTCTTGGCCCAAAGGGAATGGACAAAATGCTCGTTGACAGCCTTGGAGATGTGGTCATTACAAACGATGGTGTGACAATTCTGAAGGAGATTGATGTTGAACACCCGGCAGCGAAGATGATTATCGAGGTGGCAAAGACCCAGGACAATGAGGTTGGTGATGGCACCACAACTGCAGTAGTTCTTGCCGGAGAGCTGCTGAAGAGGGCTGAGGAGCTTCTTGATCAGGAGATTCATCCTGCAATAATCGCAAACGGTTACAGGTATGCTGCAGAAAAAGCTCTTGAAATTCTGAATGAGATTGCAATCCCAATCAGCAAGGATGATGATGAGATTTTGAAGAAGATTGCCACAACTGCAATGACTGGCAAGGGTGCAGAGGTGGCAATTGACAAGCTTGCCGAGATTGCAGTAAATGCGGTTAAGATGATTGCAGAGGAGTCAAATGGCCAAGTTGAGGTCAACACGGACTATATCAAGATTGAGAAGAGGCAGGGAGGAAGCATTGAGGAGACTGAGCTGGTAGATGGCATCGTCCTTGACAAAGAGGTTGTCCATCCGGGAATGCCGAAGAGAGTTGAGAACGCCAAGATTCTGCTGCTCGACTCAGCTCTGGAGGTTAAGGAGACTGAGATTGACGCCAAGATCAGAATCACCGACCCGGAGAAGCTCCAGAAGTTCATCGAGCAGGAGGAGGCAATGCTGAAGGAAATGGTTGACAAGATTGTCAACGCCGGAGCCAACGTGGTCTTCTGCCAGAAAGGTATCGATGACCTTGCCCAGTACTACCTCGCAAAGGCTGGCGTGCTTGCTGTGAGGAGAGTGAAGAAGAGCGACATGGAGAAGCTGGCCAAGGCAACCGGAGCGAAGGTTCTGACAGACCTGAGAGACATCAGCAGCGAGGACCTCGGTGAGGCTGCACTCGTCGAGGAGAGGAAGGTTGGCGACGAGAAGATGGTTTTCGTCACCGGCTGCAAGAACCCCAAGGCGGTCACGATTCTTGTGAGGGGTGGAACAGAGCACGTCGTTGAGGAGATTGCAAGAGGTATTGAGGATGCGGTGAGGGCAGTTGCCTGCGCAGTTGAGGACGGCAAGGTTGTTGTTGGCGCTGGCGCTCCAGAAATCGAGGTAAGCCTGAAGCTAAGGGAGTGGGCTCCTTCACTCGGCGGCAGGGAGCAGCTGGCAGTTGAGGCCTTCGCAACAGCCCTCGAAATCATCCCGAGGACTCTGGCAGAGAACGCTGGTCTCGACCCGATTGACGTTCTTGTGGAGCTCAAGGCAGCCCACGAGAAGGGACAGAAATATGCAGGAGTTGACGTTGACACCGGAAAAGTCGTGGACATGAAGGAGAGGGGCGTCTTCGAGCCTCTGAGAGTCAAGACCCAGGCCATCGGCTCCGCCACTGAGGTTGCGGTGATGATTCTGAGAATCGACGACATCATCGCTGCCAAGGGACTTGAGAAGGAGAAGGGTGGAGGCGGAGAGGGTGGAATGCCCGAAATGCCTGAGTTCTAA
- a CDS encoding glycyl radical protein, producing MDRIEKLIKKVSKPARLSVERCRLYTESMKQTEGEPMIIRQAKALKHVLENIPIQILDSELIVGTMLPNPPGAIIFPEGVGLRIINELDSLPNRETNRLMVDEEDAKVLREEIAPYWQRKTIEAFAFPLMPDIMQILYTGSVFVLTEIAGISHVAVNYPYLLRRGFRWFLEESERRIRALEESGVYEGEKYSFYQAAKIVSEAVINYGLRYSKLAEELAESEDGERREELLKIAEICRKVPAEKPETFWEAVQFVWLVQSALHQENYEQAISMGRIDQYLYPFFKKDIGEGRINRELAFDILANLWIKTNEIVPAFDSLLEQYFSGQATNQAVTIGGCDIYGNDATNELTYLMLEVTDRLRLRQPNVHVRINKGSPESFLKRLAEAISSGCNNLALFFDDAAVKALKNAEVDDRDALNYTTDGCVEIAPFGNSFTSSDAALINVAKALEYALNEGVDLQFGYEFGAKTEKPKFLEDLLEKLREQVSHIVKLVVRGSNVLSYANAEVKPTPLLSLCVEDCFEKGVDVSRGGARYNFTGIQAVGIADVGDSLVAIEGALNAGYSMDDIVEACRKNFVGYEKLHKLLLQSPKYGNDDDAADKYTKMVLEWYCEEVNRHRNFRGGKFAAGCYPMTTNVGFGFFTSALPSGRKSGEPLNPGVSPSTGMDREGVTAVINSASKLSYENLPNGASLTINLSSDVLGEKGDAVIEALIKSSMELGVMHVQFNILKEDLLRKAQQEPEKYRWLLVRVAGWSAYFVELSRPVQEEVIRRISCRI from the coding sequence ATGGACAGAATTGAAAAGCTCATTAAAAAAGTTAGCAAACCTGCGAGGCTGAGCGTGGAGCGCTGCAGGCTCTACACCGAGTCGATGAAGCAGACCGAAGGAGAGCCGATGATTATAAGGCAGGCTAAAGCCCTCAAGCACGTTCTTGAAAACATTCCAATCCAGATTCTCGACTCCGAGCTGATTGTTGGAACCATGCTGCCCAATCCTCCCGGAGCAATAATCTTTCCCGAAGGTGTTGGGCTCAGAATCATAAACGAGCTTGATTCTTTGCCGAATAGGGAAACGAACAGGCTGATGGTTGATGAAGAAGACGCAAAGGTTCTCAGAGAGGAGATTGCTCCTTACTGGCAGAGAAAAACGATTGAGGCCTTTGCCTTTCCCCTCATGCCGGACATAATGCAAATTCTATACACGGGCTCGGTCTTCGTTCTCACGGAAATAGCGGGAATTTCCCATGTTGCCGTGAACTATCCCTACCTTCTGAGGAGGGGGTTCAGGTGGTTTTTGGAGGAAAGCGAGAGAAGAATTAGAGCCCTTGAAGAGAGTGGTGTTTATGAAGGAGAAAAGTACTCATTTTATCAGGCTGCAAAGATCGTTTCCGAGGCTGTTATCAATTACGGTCTGAGGTACTCCAAGCTCGCTGAGGAGCTTGCGGAAAGTGAGGATGGAGAGAGGAGAGAGGAGCTTTTGAAGATTGCTGAAATTTGCAGAAAAGTGCCCGCAGAAAAACCTGAAACCTTCTGGGAGGCCGTTCAGTTTGTCTGGCTTGTTCAAAGCGCTCTGCATCAGGAAAATTACGAGCAGGCAATCTCGATGGGAAGGATAGACCAGTACCTTTACCCCTTTTTCAAGAAAGACATTGGGGAGGGCAGGATAAACAGAGAGCTGGCCTTTGACATCTTAGCCAATCTCTGGATAAAGACCAATGAAATCGTTCCAGCATTTGACTCCCTGCTTGAGCAGTATTTCAGCGGTCAGGCGACAAACCAGGCCGTAACGATCGGGGGCTGCGACATCTACGGAAATGATGCGACGAACGAGCTAACTTACTTGATGCTTGAGGTTACGGACAGGCTGAGGCTCAGACAGCCCAATGTTCACGTGAGGATAAACAAGGGATCTCCGGAAAGCTTTCTCAAGAGGCTGGCCGAGGCGATTTCCTCAGGCTGCAACAACCTCGCCCTCTTCTTTGATGATGCTGCCGTTAAAGCCCTGAAAAACGCTGAAGTGGACGATAGAGACGCACTGAACTACACCACCGATGGCTGTGTGGAAATTGCGCCCTTTGGCAACAGCTTCACTTCCAGCGATGCGGCGCTGATAAACGTCGCAAAGGCGCTGGAGTACGCTCTGAACGAGGGGGTGGACTTGCAGTTCGGCTACGAATTTGGTGCCAAAACCGAAAAACCAAAATTCTTGGAAGACTTGCTGGAAAAGTTGAGGGAGCAGGTTTCACACATCGTAAAGCTGGTTGTTAGAGGGAGCAATGTTCTCAGCTATGCGAACGCGGAGGTTAAGCCAACTCCTCTGCTCTCTCTCTGCGTTGAGGACTGCTTTGAAAAGGGAGTTGATGTCTCGAGAGGAGGGGCGAGGTACAACTTCACGGGAATACAGGCTGTTGGCATTGCTGACGTTGGAGATTCGCTTGTAGCCATTGAGGGGGCTTTGAACGCCGGTTACTCAATGGATGATATTGTTGAGGCGTGTAGGAAAAACTTTGTCGGCTACGAAAAGCTGCACAAACTCCTTCTTCAGAGTCCTAAATACGGAAATGACGATGATGCTGCAGATAAGTACACAAAAATGGTTCTGGAATGGTACTGTGAGGAGGTAAACAGGCACAGGAACTTCAGAGGCGGAAAGTTTGCTGCAGGTTGCTACCCCATGACGACTAACGTCGGGTTCGGCTTCTTCACCTCCGCCCTACCATCGGGAAGAAAAAGCGGAGAGCCGCTGAATCCGGGAGTAAGTCCATCAACGGGAATGGACAGGGAAGGGGTTACGGCTGTGATAAACTCGGCATCCAAACTGAGCTACGAGAATCTTCCCAACGGTGCGTCTCTGACGATAAACCTAAGCAGCGACGTGCTGGGAGAGAAGGGAGATGCAGTTATAGAGGCTCTGATTAAAAGCTCGATGGAGCTTGGCGTGATGCACGTTCAGTTCAACATCCTGAAGGAGGATTTGCTGAGAAAAGCGCAGCAGGAGCCGGAAAAGTACAGGTGGCTGCTGGTGAGGGTTGCAGGCTGGAGCGCTTACTTTGTTGAGCTGTCAAGGCCTGTGCAGGAGGAAGTAATAAGGAGAATATCATGCAGGATTTAG